Proteins from a genomic interval of Zingiber officinale cultivar Zhangliang chromosome 1B, Zo_v1.1, whole genome shotgun sequence:
- the LOC121984064 gene encoding WRKY transcription factor 22-like: MVMDDNNWDLHAVVRAASSFAEEEEDVVQVSNDQLFSVFHELQDLCKPTEFHLQQQAPPLDLSLTAPLLPARRQQSRGAHLSKRRKNPVKKVSCQVPANGVHPDRWAWRKYGQKPIKGSPYPRGYYRCSSSKACEAKKQVERSRADPEMLHITYTAEHNHPVPTHRNSLAGTTRQKPIGAVQAPAGGDLNFLTERGISFEDHLLTCSDVAAPVPADGHSFSDYLI, translated from the exons ATGGTCATGGATGACAACAATTGGGATCTACACGCCGTGGTCAGAGCTGCCAGCTCCTTcgccgaggaggaggaggatgtcgTACAAGTTTCAAATGACCAACTTTTCAGCGTCTTTCATGAGCTACAGGATCTCTGCAAGCCTACGGAATTCCACCTACAACAGCAAGCGCCGCCGCTTGATCTCTCCCTCACAGCTCCTCTGCTCCCTGCTCGGCGGCAGCAGAGCAGGGGAGCCCATCTCTCTAAACGAAG GAAGAATCCTGTTAAGAAGGTGTCGTGCCAAGTGCCGGCCAACGGAGTCCACCCGGACCGATGGGCGTGGAGGAAGTACGGGCAGAAGCCCATCAAAGGCTCCCCTTATCCACG GGGATACTACAGGTGCAGCAGCTCCAAGGCTTGTGAGGCAAAGAAGCAGGTGGAGCGAAGCAGGGCGGATCCGGAGATGTTGCACATCACCTACACGGCGGAGCACAACCACCCCGTCCCCACGCACCGGAACTCACTCGCCGGAACCACTCGCCAGAAGCCGATAGGCGCCGTCCAAGCACCGGCGGGCGGTGACTTGAACTTTTTGACCGAGAGAGGAATAAGCTTCGAAGACCACTTGCTCACTTGCTCCGACGTGGCGGCTCCGGTGCCGGCAGACGGTCACTCATTTTCCGATtacttgatttaa